In Pseudothermotoga hypogea DSM 11164 = NBRC 106472, the following are encoded in one genomic region:
- a CDS encoding protein-glutamate methylesterase/protein-glutamine glutaminase, with product MAQTKIRVVVVDDSAFMRMVLKDIIDSQPDMQVVGVAKDGLEALQLIEEKKPDVVTLDVEMPRMNGIEVLKRIAQRYPVRVIMVSSLTEEGADITITALTLGAVDFLTKPSGSISLTFREVADTLVSKIRNAMLVDPKSVLTKKIARPTVARIKMPLLGNKAVVIGASTGGPRSLDVIVPALPEDFPAPIFLVQHMPPVFTKSLAMRLNSISKVRVKEAEDGEPVNKGTVYVAPGDFHLGVRTMNSTVQLYLDRSDKINNVRPAVDFTLTKVAEIYKSNTIAVILTGMGRDGTKGAFMVKYYGGKVIAEHESTCVVYGMPKAVVEEGYADYILPADKIAEKLVELV from the coding sequence ATGGCGCAAACGAAGATAAGGGTCGTCGTCGTGGATGATTCGGCGTTCATGAGGATGGTTTTGAAGGACATCATCGACTCACAACCGGACATGCAGGTGGTTGGAGTAGCGAAAGATGGGCTCGAAGCGTTGCAGCTGATCGAGGAGAAGAAACCTGACGTCGTCACGCTGGATGTCGAAATGCCCAGAATGAACGGAATCGAGGTGCTGAAGAGAATTGCGCAGAGATATCCCGTCAGAGTGATCATGGTCAGCAGTCTGACGGAAGAAGGTGCCGATATCACGATAACGGCTCTCACACTGGGTGCCGTCGATTTCCTCACGAAGCCTTCAGGTTCGATCTCTCTCACCTTCAGAGAGGTAGCAGACACGCTGGTCAGCAAAATCAGGAACGCGATGCTCGTTGATCCGAAGAGTGTTCTCACAAAGAAGATCGCCAGACCCACGGTAGCGAGAATCAAGATGCCTCTGCTGGGCAACAAAGCGGTGGTCATAGGTGCTTCGACTGGGGGACCAAGATCACTTGATGTGATCGTACCCGCGTTGCCTGAAGATTTTCCTGCACCTATCTTTCTGGTACAACACATGCCGCCGGTGTTCACGAAATCACTCGCCATGAGGTTGAACTCCATTTCCAAGGTGCGCGTGAAAGAAGCCGAAGATGGCGAGCCCGTGAACAAAGGAACTGTCTACGTGGCGCCCGGTGATTTCCACCTCGGTGTTCGAACGATGAATTCAACAGTTCAGCTTTATCTGGATAGATCAGATAAGATCAACAACGTAAGGCCCGCTGTGGATTTCACGCTGACGAAAGTCGCAGAAATCTACAAAAGCAACACCATTGCGGTCATACTGACTGGAATGGGAAGGGATGGCACCAAGGGTGCTTTCATGGTAAAGTACTATGGTGGGAAAGTCATCGCGGAGCACGAATCCACGTGTGTGGTTTATGGAATGCCAAAGGCTGTTGTGGAGGAAGGATACGCCGATTACATACTTCCTGCTGACAAGATAGCTGAAAAGTTGGTCGAGTTGGTTTGA